One window of Paenibacillus albicereus genomic DNA carries:
- a CDS encoding VOC family protein — protein MNHPLQGTIDPNVRIGKVRLKIRDLDRSIAYYRDILGFRLLSRAEGEAALGHAGADEVLLELEERPDAAAVDRRSAAGLYHFAVLLPDRRSLGLVLRNMAEAGIHIGQGDHWVSEALYITDPDGNGIEIYRDRPRSEWTYDESGHVRMGTDPVDAEGLLALAEGQPWEGLPDGTVIGHVHFHVADLEASRQFYCGLLGFDLIVDGWQSMGALFISAGGYHHHIGLNIWAGRGAKHPPEHAVGLKFGTILFPDAATREAAADRLREGGVDVRAAEGELEVIDPSGITLRLSIG, from the coding sequence ATGAACCATCCTTTGCAAGGCACGATCGATCCCAATGTCCGCATCGGCAAGGTCCGGCTCAAGATCCGCGATCTGGACCGCTCCATCGCCTACTACCGCGACATCCTCGGCTTCCGTCTGCTCAGCCGTGCCGAAGGCGAAGCCGCGCTGGGCCATGCCGGAGCGGACGAAGTTCTGCTGGAGCTGGAGGAAAGGCCGGATGCCGCCGCGGTTGACCGCCGCTCGGCGGCCGGGCTGTACCATTTTGCCGTGCTGCTGCCGGATCGCCGGTCGCTCGGGCTCGTGCTCCGCAACATGGCGGAGGCGGGCATCCATATCGGCCAGGGCGACCACTGGGTCAGCGAGGCGCTGTACATCACCGATCCCGACGGCAACGGCATCGAGATTTACCGGGACCGCCCGCGCAGCGAGTGGACGTACGACGAGAGCGGCCATGTGCGCATGGGCACCGATCCGGTCGACGCCGAAGGCCTGCTCGCGCTGGCGGAGGGACAGCCGTGGGAAGGGCTGCCGGACGGCACGGTCATCGGCCATGTCCATTTCCACGTGGCGGACCTGGAGGCGTCCCGCCAGTTCTACTGCGGCCTGCTCGGCTTCGATCTGATCGTCGACGGCTGGCAGTCGATGGGCGCGCTGTTCATCTCGGCCGGCGGCTATCACCATCATATCGGCCTCAACATCTGGGCCGGGCGCGGCGCGAAGCATCCGCCGGAGCATGCCGTCGGCCTGAAGTTCGGCACGATCCTGTTCCCGGACGCGGCGACCCGGGAAGCTGCGGCGGATCGGCTGCGGGAAGGCGGAGTCGACGTCCGCGCAGCCGAGGGCGAGCTGGAGGTCATCGATCCGTCCGGCATCACGCTGCGCCTGTCGATCGGCTGA
- a CDS encoding DUF3886 domain-containing protein — translation MAKKNRGRAPEPRPEAAAKAATLKDLLPAELVDRLKNQASDMRAEQERVREEERQRAEEARKAEQKRNESSMEYLLENSSMDWKSYK, via the coding sequence ATGGCCAAAAAGAACCGGGGACGCGCGCCGGAGCCGCGTCCGGAAGCGGCGGCGAAGGCGGCCACGCTCAAGGACCTGCTGCCGGCGGAGCTCGTCGACCGCCTGAAGAACCAGGCAAGCGACATGCGCGCGGAGCAGGAGCGGGTCCGCGAGGAGGAGCGCCAGCGCGCCGAGGAAGCCCGCAAGGCGGAGCAGAAGCGCAACGAGAGCAGCATGGAGTATTTGCTGGAGAACAGCAGCATGGACTGGAAGAGCTACAAATAA
- a CDS encoding alpha/beta fold hydrolase: MSGSAEHQVRRKRQRRAKAAMWIAASLLLLAAAGLIGLKSLDCGPSAEAEEALQASGVEIEQAGSYIAFAPAGDPRSPSVLLYPGALVDERSYAPLALELSRQGYPVYLIRMPLDLAVLGGSRADEVLDSAPDGSFVIGGHSLGGVMAARYAAEHPDRLKGVFFLASYPDSKGDLNGTGLKALSVFATNDQVMDRGDWGKAKRWLPPDTAYVPIEGGNHAGFGAYGAQRGDGKSSLPAGRQTLQTAQAMAEWLESLP, from the coding sequence ATGAGCGGATCTGCCGAGCATCAAGTCCGGCGGAAGCGCCAGCGCAGGGCCAAGGCGGCGATGTGGATCGCCGCCTCGCTGCTCCTGCTGGCGGCAGCCGGGCTGATCGGGCTGAAGTCGCTGGACTGCGGACCGTCCGCCGAGGCCGAGGAAGCGCTGCAGGCGAGCGGAGTGGAGATCGAGCAGGCTGGCTCCTATATCGCCTTCGCCCCGGCGGGCGATCCCAGAAGCCCGTCCGTGCTGCTGTACCCCGGAGCGCTCGTCGATGAGCGCAGCTACGCGCCGCTCGCGCTGGAGCTCTCCCGCCAGGGCTACCCGGTCTACCTCATCCGCATGCCGCTCGACCTCGCCGTGCTGGGAGGCAGCCGGGCCGACGAGGTGCTGGACTCGGCCCCGGACGGGAGCTTCGTCATCGGCGGCCATTCCCTGGGCGGCGTGATGGCGGCGCGGTATGCGGCCGAGCATCCGGACCGGCTGAAGGGCGTGTTCTTCCTCGCCTCCTACCCCGACTCCAAGGGGGACTTGAACGGAACCGGCCTGAAGGCTCTGTCGGTGTTCGCCACGAACGACCAGGTGATGGACCGAGGCGACTGGGGCAAGGCCAAACGCTGGCTTCCGCCGGATACGGCATACGTGCCGATCGAAGGCGGCAACCATGCCGGCTTCGGCGCTTACGGCGCGCAGCGGGGCGACGGCAAGTCGAGCCTGCCCGCAGGCAGACAGACGCTTCAGACGGCGCAGGCGATGGCCGAATGGCTGGAGAGCCTGCCCTGA
- a CDS encoding family 43 glycosylhydrolase, protein MLKRLALLAAACCLALTLLLPLGTERAHAAPASNFFNVIKQDGADPWMYKHTDGYYYYTQTTGGNITLSRSRTITGIDAGESAVVWTPPAGTMYSSNLWAPELHHLDGKWYVYFAADNGSNENHRMYVLENASANPLTGSWTLKGKISDATDRWAIDGTVLTVGGSRYFLWSGWEGTVNDKQHLYIAQMSNPWTISSARTRIATPTYGWETNTTPQVNEGPQVIVRGGTISLVYSASGSWTDGYCLGLITAGTSANLLNASSWTKKSTPIFASGNGVYGPGHHSFTKSPDGSEDWIVYHSARWQGAGWTRQVRAQKFGWNADNTPSLGSPAAPNAPIAIPSGEPSRERYEAENAALGGGAAATNEASASGGRKVGYIDTAASYVQFAVSAPSAGWYVLAARTGNGTSGQPWAIHGLSVNGGAASNFYIAYSGWNNWGTSTAKVYLNAGSNTIRFTRVSNYAEIDSLDVFPSL, encoded by the coding sequence ATGTTGAAACGCCTTGCCCTGCTCGCCGCCGCCTGCTGCCTCGCCCTCACGCTGCTGCTGCCGCTCGGGACCGAGCGCGCGCATGCCGCCCCGGCCTCGAATTTCTTCAACGTCATCAAGCAGGACGGAGCCGACCCGTGGATGTACAAGCATACGGACGGCTACTACTACTACACGCAGACGACGGGCGGCAACATCACGCTGTCGCGCTCCAGGACGATCACCGGCATCGACGCCGGCGAGAGCGCCGTCGTCTGGACGCCTCCCGCAGGCACAATGTACAGCTCCAACCTGTGGGCGCCGGAGCTGCATCATCTCGACGGCAAATGGTACGTCTACTTCGCGGCCGACAACGGCAGCAACGAGAACCATCGCATGTACGTGCTGGAGAACGCCAGCGCCAACCCGCTGACCGGCAGCTGGACGCTCAAGGGCAAGATCAGCGATGCGACCGACCGCTGGGCGATCGACGGCACCGTGCTGACCGTCGGCGGCAGCCGCTACTTCCTCTGGTCCGGCTGGGAGGGAACGGTCAACGACAAGCAGCATCTGTACATCGCGCAGATGAGCAACCCGTGGACGATCAGCAGCGCGCGCACGCGCATCGCCACGCCGACGTACGGCTGGGAGACGAACACGACGCCGCAGGTCAACGAAGGCCCGCAGGTCATCGTGCGCGGCGGCACGATCAGCCTCGTCTACTCGGCCAGCGGCAGCTGGACCGACGGCTACTGCCTCGGACTCATCACCGCCGGCACGTCCGCGAACCTGCTGAACGCCTCTTCCTGGACGAAAAAAAGCACGCCGATCTTCGCCAGCGGAAACGGCGTCTATGGCCCCGGCCACCACAGCTTCACCAAGTCCCCGGACGGGTCCGAGGACTGGATCGTCTACCACTCCGCCCGCTGGCAGGGCGCCGGCTGGACGCGCCAGGTGCGCGCGCAGAAGTTCGGCTGGAACGCCGACAACACGCCGAGCCTCGGCTCGCCCGCCGCTCCGAACGCGCCGATCGCGATCCCGTCCGGCGAGCCGTCCCGCGAACGCTATGAAGCCGAGAACGCCGCCCTCGGCGGAGGGGCCGCCGCGACCAACGAGGCGAGCGCCTCGGGCGGCCGCAAGGTCGGCTACATCGACACGGCGGCGAGCTACGTGCAATTCGCGGTCAGCGCGCCTTCGGCGGGCTGGTACGTGCTGGCGGCGCGCACCGGCAACGGCACGAGCGGCCAGCCGTGGGCGATCCACGGCCTGTCCGTGAACGGCGGCGCGGCGTCCAACTTCTACATCGCCTACTCCGGCTGGAACAACTGGGGGACGTCCACGGCCAAGGTCTATCTGAACGCCGGCTCGAACACGATCCGCTTCACGCGCGTCAGCAACTATGCCGAGATCGACAGCCTGGACGTGTTCCCGAGCCTCTGA